The window GTCGGCCGCACCGACCCGGACGGCGACCAGCCGGGTGGTCGCGGACCCGGCGGGTTCAACGCGCTCGCGGCCGCGCCCCGGCGGTGGTGGCGTCAGCTCACCAGCATGCGCACCGCGCTGGTGCTGCTGTTCCTGCTCGCGCTGGCCGCCGTACCGGGCAGCACGTTCCCGCAGCGCGCACTGAACCAGGCCAAGGTCGAGCGGTACTTCGTCGACCACCCGACGCTCGCGCCGTTCCTCGACAAGCTCTCCGCGTTCGACGTCTTCGCCTCGCCCTGGTTCGCCGCGATCTACCTGCTGCTGTTCGTCTCGCTCGTCGGCTGTCTGGTGCCGCGGATACGCGTCCACAGCCGAGCTCTGATCAGACGGCCACCGGCCGCCCCGCGGAACCTGGACCGCCTGCCGGTCTCGGCCTCGGGCCAGACCGGCGGCGAGCCGGCCGCGGTCGCGACCGCGGTCCGCCGGACGCTGACGCGCAACCGCTGGCGGACGGTCGTGCGCACCGAGCCGACGGGCGCGGTGACGGTCAGCGCCGAGAAGGGCTACCTGCGGGAGACCGGGAACCTGGCGTTCCACGTGGCGCTGGTCGCGCTGCTGGTCGGGGTGGCCTCCGGGTCGCTGTGGGGGTGGAAGGCGAGCGTCCTCGTGGTCGAGGGCAACGCGTTCTGCGACACCGTGCAGGCTTACGACTCGTTCACGCCCGGCACCCGGATGCGCGACGCCGCCCTCCCCTCGTTCTGCGTCCAGCTGGACGACTTCCAGGGCACGTACCAGGCGAACGGGCAGCCGGAGGACTTCCTGGCCAAGGTCGAGTACGTCCAGGGCAACCAGGCGTACAGCCAGAACCCCGACGAGAAGTACGACCTCAAGGTCAACCACCCGCTGCGGCTCGACGGCGCGAACGTCTACCTGATCAACCACGGGTACGCGCCGGTGCTGCGCTACACCGACAAGTACGGCACGGTGTTCGAGGAGTCGCCCGCGTTCCTGCCGCAGGACTCGCAGCTCACCAGCGAGGGCGCGTTCGTCCTGCCGGACGCGAACCAGGACCCGAAGTCGGCGTCCCGGGCGCGGAACGTGCAGATGGCGTTCACGGGCTTCTTCCTGCCGACCGCGCCGGCGTCCGGGCCGCCGATCCAGTCGGTGAGCCCGAAGCTGGAGGACCCGGCGGTGACGCTGGTCGGGTACCGCGGCGACACCGGACTCGACTCCGGGATCCCGCGGTCGGTGTACTCGATCGACCAGAACCAGGTCGACAGCGGCGCGCTGAAGTCCGTCGGCTCGAAGAAGCTCTCGGTCGGCGAGACCTGGACGCTCGACGACGGCACCAAGCTGCAGTTCGTCGGCGTGAAGGAGTTCATGACCGTCCAGGTCGGGCACGACCCGGGCGAGAAGATCGTGCTCGTCGCGGCCGTGTTCATGCTGCTCGGCCTGATCACGTCGCTGACCGTCCGGCGGCGTCGGCTGTTCGTCCGGATCTCGCCCGACGGCCGGATGGCCGTCGGCGGCCTGGCCCGGACCGATCCGGACCGGTTCGCCTCCGAGTTCGATGCGCTGTCCCAGCGGCTGGTCGCCGCTCAATCGCCACCTGACGTACCGGCCGACACCAAGGAGTCGGTCGCCGTGGGGAAAGAAGGATCGTCGTGACCGAAGTCCAGCTCGCTGATCTCTCGAACACGCTGCTCGTCGTCGCGATCCTGGCGTACACGGTGGCGATGTTCGGCTACGCGATCGAGTTCGCCTTCGGGCGGCGCGGTCTGGTCGCGGCCCGCGCCGCGACCCCGGCGCAACGGACGCGGGTGCTGGTCGGGGCCGGAGGTCCGTCGGGCGACGCGCCGGTGTCCCCGGCCGGGCCGGTCGGCGCCGCGGCCGGTACCGGGACGGGGGCCGGGGGCGGGGCGCCGATCACCGGGGGGCGGGCGGCCTGGTTCGGGCGGTTCGCGGTGGCGGCGGCGGTTCTCGGCGCGCTCGCGCAGATCGGTTGCCTGGCCGCGCGCGGGATCGCGGCCGGTCGGGTGCCGTGGGGCAACATGTACGAGTTCGTGTCGGTCGCGTGCGTGGTCGGCACGATCACCTGGCTCGTGGTCTCGGCCCGGCGCCCGGTGCGGTACCTGGGCATGTTCGTGATGTTGCCGGTCGTGCTGCTGCTGGGGCTGGCCGGAACCGTGCTGTACGTGGACGCCGGGCCGCTGATGCCCGCGCTGAACTCGTACTGGCTGTGGATCCACGTGTCGGCCGCGTCGATCTCGGTGGGGATCTACCTGACCGCCGGCGTCATCGCGATCCTGTACCTGCTGCGCGAGGGCTACGACCGGCGGATCGCGGCCGGGCGCCCGGCGAAGTCCCCCGGCTTCCCGTTCGGCGTCGGTCGGCACCTGCCTGCGGCCGACGGTCTGGAGCGACTGTCCTTCCGCCTGCACGCGTTCGGCTTCCCGATCTGGACGTTCGCCATCATCTGTGGCGCGATCTGGGCCGAGGCGGCGTGGAGCCGGTACTGGGGCTGGGACCCGAAGGAGACCTGGGCGTTCATCTCCTGGGTCGTGTACGCGGCCTACCTGCACGCCCGGGCGACCACGGGCTGGCGCGGTCGCCGGGCCGCCCTCATCGCGGTCCTCGGCTTCATCACGATGATGATCAACCTCTACGTGATCAACTTCGCCGTGAGCGGCCTGCACTCGTACTCCGGGCTGTGAGCCCAAGGGGCTCTGTGCGGAGCACCAGTGCGGTGTGGGCTGCGCCACTCGGAGGCTTCAGGGCGAGGTCGTGAAACCTTAATTCTTGGGTGCCGTCAGCGGCGTTCCGGGGTCGGCTCGTCGGAGGACTTGGGCTGATCGGCCGGACGGGGGAGGTCTTCTCGGCGGCGGTAGGCGAGGGCGGCTTCGTAGTCGTCGCCTCGGAGCCAGCCGACCACGACCACGTCCTCGTGTTCGGTCTGCTGAGCCATGGTCTCGTCCCCCTCGGTACTGCGCTCGTTACCGACAAATTACCCCAAAAGTCGGAATCTGGGCGGTAGCTAACGGGCGTATCGGGCGCCACAGGCGTCACGGCCGCGAGGTCCTCCGTTCGGCGATCCACAGTGGAGCAAATCATCCGCCGTTCGAACGATGCGACGACGTAACCGCATTAAGAGGCGCTTAAGCCAGCGCTCCGGAGTGGACTAACTACTCGGCGCTGTCCTCTGTTAGACGTTCACTCAGAAAGCCGGACGAGGCTGGACCGGCGAGTAACACATGGCCTACCGTGTCCCACGACTCTCCGAACGTCCGCCGTTCACCATGGATGGCGTCGGGCAGTCGCCGCTGAATCGCAAGAACCGGGGAACCGAGTTCCCGGGGTGAATCCGCCGTCGAGGCGGTAGGGCAGCTCCCGCCCGAACCCGTCAGCTAACCCGGTAAGCGGCCTAGTGGGAGTGAGGAGTGCCGCGCCAGTGAGGCCCTTACGGACTCACGCTCGTCGTCCGATCGTTCTGGTCAGCGTCGTCGCCGCCGTGCTGAGCGTGGCGTTGCTGCCGGCAGGCGGCGCCAGTGCGGCTCCGTCGCTCACCGAAGCCGAGAAGCAACTCGACGCGCTCGGTGTGAAGATGGACAAAGTCAACGAGCAGATGAACAGCGCCAAGGTCCAGCTCAAGCGGGTCAAGACGCAGCAAGCCGGGCTGAATCGTCAGTTGTCGGCGTCGCAGGCCAAGCTCGACGCGTCCCAGGACGCGGTCGGCAAGATCGCCGCCGCCGCGTACCGCGACGGTCGGATGCGCCTC is drawn from Cryptosporangium phraense and contains these coding sequences:
- the resB gene encoding cytochrome c biogenesis protein ResB, which codes for MASPPRPEVADETEALTGLATAPEDATAREDRRVGRTDPDGDQPGGRGPGGFNALAAAPRRWWRQLTSMRTALVLLFLLALAAVPGSTFPQRALNQAKVERYFVDHPTLAPFLDKLSAFDVFASPWFAAIYLLLFVSLVGCLVPRIRVHSRALIRRPPAAPRNLDRLPVSASGQTGGEPAAVATAVRRTLTRNRWRTVVRTEPTGAVTVSAEKGYLRETGNLAFHVALVALLVGVASGSLWGWKASVLVVEGNAFCDTVQAYDSFTPGTRMRDAALPSFCVQLDDFQGTYQANGQPEDFLAKVEYVQGNQAYSQNPDEKYDLKVNHPLRLDGANVYLINHGYAPVLRYTDKYGTVFEESPAFLPQDSQLTSEGAFVLPDANQDPKSASRARNVQMAFTGFFLPTAPASGPPIQSVSPKLEDPAVTLVGYRGDTGLDSGIPRSVYSIDQNQVDSGALKSVGSKKLSVGETWTLDDGTKLQFVGVKEFMTVQVGHDPGEKIVLVAAVFMLLGLITSLTVRRRRLFVRISPDGRMAVGGLARTDPDRFASEFDALSQRLVAAQSPPDVPADTKESVAVGKEGSS
- the ccsB gene encoding c-type cytochrome biogenesis protein CcsB, which produces MTEVQLADLSNTLLVVAILAYTVAMFGYAIEFAFGRRGLVAARAATPAQRTRVLVGAGGPSGDAPVSPAGPVGAAAGTGTGAGGGAPITGGRAAWFGRFAVAAAVLGALAQIGCLAARGIAAGRVPWGNMYEFVSVACVVGTITWLVVSARRPVRYLGMFVMLPVVLLLGLAGTVLYVDAGPLMPALNSYWLWIHVSAASISVGIYLTAGVIAILYLLREGYDRRIAAGRPAKSPGFPFGVGRHLPAADGLERLSFRLHAFGFPIWTFAIICGAIWAEAAWSRYWGWDPKETWAFISWVVYAAYLHARATTGWRGRRAALIAVLGFITMMINLYVINFAVSGLHSYSGL